A DNA window from Bos mutus isolate GX-2022 chromosome 11, NWIPB_WYAK_1.1, whole genome shotgun sequence contains the following coding sequences:
- the CIMIP6 gene encoding uncharacterized protein C2orf73 homolog isoform X1 has translation MVSSTNGYTPSYPSCCRIPLVSPDASAELQRNFKEHISFIHQYDARKTPNEPIRGKRHGVFVQTEIKPGSRPTVPERTEVLLNASGSCSSEQSKKTEKGNSAESKMISPGLCRQNSQELLETKTHLSETDIRVAANASPRRPEKREKTAKVFQIAVVNALLTRHDPLSPPIKSQDKSG, from the exons ATGGTCAGTTCAACAAATGGCTATACTCCATCATATCCCAGTTGCTGTAGGA TTCCACTTGTCTCTCCTGATGCATCAGCAGAACTTCAAAGGAACTTTAAAGAACACATCTCCTTTATACATCAATATGATGCCAGGAAAACACCCAATGAGCCCATTCGGGGAAAG aGACATGGAGTTTTTGTGCAGACAGAGATAAAACCAGGGAGTAGGCCAACAGTTCCTGAGAGAACAGAGGTATTACTGAATGCTTCAGGGTCATGCTCATCAGAACAGtccaaaaaaacagagaaaggaaactcAGCGGAAAGCAAAATGATCTCACCCGGTCTCTGCCGACAAAATTCCCAGGAGTTGTTAGAGACTAAAACTCACTTATCAGAAACAGACATCAGAGTGGCAGCCAATGCCTCCCCCAGAAGGCCTGAGAAAAGGGAGAAGACTGCAAAAGTCTTTCAAATAGCTGTAGTAAATGCTCTTCTCACCAGGCATGATCCTTTAAGTCCACCAATAAAAAGTCAAGACAAATCAGGATAA
- the CIMIP6 gene encoding uncharacterized protein C2orf73 homolog isoform X2: MEGKEDKQQQHKIEDAGILYVTEKEEFKHEKKPGKSIQHSKPCVGRGRVYYAKFINTNVRTCNEPVPYIDVKKEPENQGDWWPHGKGLENPFQPPYDTKSTQRSDFKKPTCPLVSPVKHSKLQKPSYGIVPLVSPDASAELQRNFKEHISFIHQYDARKTPNEPIRGKRHGVFVQTEIKPGSRPTVPERTEVLLNASGSCSSEQSKKTEKGNSAESKMISPGLCRQNSQELLETKTHLSETDIRVAANASPRRPEKREKTAKVFQIAVVNALLTRHDPLSPPIKSQDKSG, encoded by the exons ATGGAGGGAAAGGAGGATAAGCAGCA aCAGCATAAAATAGAAGATGCTGGTATACTGTATgtaactgaaaaagaagaattcaaacatgaaaaaaaacctggaaaaagTATTCAACATTCAAAACCATGTGTTGGGAGAGGACGTGTATATTATGCTAAATTCATTAACACAAATGTAAGAACATGCAATGAACCAGTTCCCTACATAGATGTCAAAAAAGAGCCAGAAAATCAG GGTGACTGGTGGCCACATGGTAAAGGGCTGGAAAATCCCTTCCAACCACCTTATGACACTAAGAGCACCCAGAGGAGTGACTTTAAGAAGCCAACATGCCCATTGGTTTCTCCAGTCAAACACAGCAAGTTGCAAAAGCCTTCTTACGGAATAG TTCCACTTGTCTCTCCTGATGCATCAGCAGAACTTCAAAGGAACTTTAAAGAACACATCTCCTTTATACATCAATATGATGCCAGGAAAACACCCAATGAGCCCATTCGGGGAAAG aGACATGGAGTTTTTGTGCAGACAGAGATAAAACCAGGGAGTAGGCCAACAGTTCCTGAGAGAACAGAGGTATTACTGAATGCTTCAGGGTCATGCTCATCAGAACAGtccaaaaaaacagagaaaggaaactcAGCGGAAAGCAAAATGATCTCACCCGGTCTCTGCCGACAAAATTCCCAGGAGTTGTTAGAGACTAAAACTCACTTATCAGAAACAGACATCAGAGTGGCAGCCAATGCCTCCCCCAGAAGGCCTGAGAAAAGGGAGAAGACTGCAAAAGTCTTTCAAATAGCTGTAGTAAATGCTCTTCTCACCAGGCATGATCCTTTAAGTCCACCAATAAAAAGTCAAGACAAATCAGGATAA